A portion of the Sabethes cyaneus chromosome 3, idSabCyanKW18_F2, whole genome shotgun sequence genome contains these proteins:
- the LOC128741111 gene encoding 5-oxoprolinase yields MASGKYNFAIDRGGTFTDVLCITPEGSIRTLKLLSVDPANYPDAPTEGIRRILEQETGRSRTEQGLVDTDRIGWVRMGTTVATNALLERAGDPVALVVNRGFRDLLQIGNQARPSIFQLNIQKPSNLYREVVEIDCRLVPAQRDTCQLEHSWPELVGASGACYLEMAPIDEPAVRAKLEEVHAKGITSLAVVLAHSYACPDHELLVGAIAEQIGFRHVTLSHKAMPMCRLVARGFTACAEAYLTPHVERYLAGFKAGFKDQLHGVDVLFMQSDGGLTRMENFRGARAILSGPAGGVVGYAVTGARDSDGQPLIGFDMGGTSTDVSRFAGTYDHVIESTTAGVTIQAPQLDINTVAAGGGSRLFFRSGLFVVGPESAGAHPGPTCYKKGGPLTVTDANLILGRLLPEYFPKIFGPSETEALDYVATKEAFVVLQQEINRHLLESGERERPLTLQEIAMGFVRVANEAMCRPIRALTQARGLDTSKHVLACFGGAGGQHACSIAKELGMSKVLVHKYAGILSAYGMALADVVHEVQEPAGLALSEDNRLAIKEKLDELSQSCKAHLAGQGFSDEAIVLEPYLHLRYEGTDCALMCSPDKVVDNQENYIYTYGDFEKTFFNRYRSEFGFVLEQRKIIVDDIRVRGSGRSSVFEEATIPEADGPIYPEKTTTAFFEEGQLVTPVFDCSKLRNGHTVQGPAILIDKLSTIVIEPDCRALVTPKGDLIIEVGSSAGSKRIDDRLDAVQLSIFNHRFMSIAEQMGRVLQRTAISTNIKERLDFSCALFGPDGGLVSNAPHIPVHLGAMQETVQYQIKVRGETLKPGDVLLSNHPQAGGSHLPDLTVITPVFYPGIPKPVFFVASRGHHADIGGITPGSMPPHSKSLSQEGAAFKSFLLVDGGVFKEAEIVERLSTPTSAPGAVGTRNLSDNLSDLKAQIAANQKGIQLVAELIDSYGLNVVQAYMGYMQQNAELAVRDMLKEIAKETKMRTGSTILEATEYMDDGSPIRLQVSIDEKEGSAVCDFSGSGPEVYGNCNAPRAITLSALIYCLRCMVGHDVPLNQGCLAPISVIIPNNSILDPSDDAAVVGGNVLTSQRIVDTVFKAFRTCAASQGCMNNITIGDERWGYYETVAGGSGAGPGWHGTGGVHTHMTNTRITDPEILELRYPIILKKFSLRDDQSGGVGLYNGGEGVQRELLFRKPMTLSVLTERRTLVPYGMAGGGPAKTGLNLLVKKDRAINLGSKTAVCVETGDIFSMKTPGGGGYGRPSSNAFPVLDLIDDDPSKAFIEHGSVYEYRLAQESV; encoded by the exons AACATCCAGAAGCCGTCCAACCTGTACCGGGAGGTGGTCGAAATCGACTGCCGGCTGGTACCGGCTCAACGCGACACCTGTCAGCTCGAGCACAGCTGGCCCGAGCTGGTGGGTGCTTCCGGTGCCTGCTATCTGGAGATGGCCCCCATCGACGAGCCCGCGGTACGTGCCAAGCTGGAAGAGGTGCACGCCAAAGGTATCACCTCGCTGGCCGTTGTGCTTGCGCACAGCTATGCCTGCCCGGATCACGAGCTGCTGGTCGGGGCGATCGCGGAACAGATCGGTTTTCGTCACGTTACCCTGTCGCACAAAGCGATGCCAATGTGTCGCCTGGTGGCACGCGGTTTTACCGCCTGTGCGGAGGCCTATCTAACGCCGCACGTTGAACGGTATCTCGCCGGATTTAAGGCTGGTTTCAAGGATCAACTGCACGGTGTGGACGTGCTGTTTATGCAAAGTGACGGTGGACTGACTAGGATGGAAAACTTTCGCGGTGCGAGAGCTATCCTGAGTGGACCGGCTGGCGGGGTGGTTGGATATGCGGTAACTGGTGCTAGGGATTCTGATGGACAGCCGCTAATTGGGTTCGATATGGGAGGAACTTCAACGGATGTTTCCAGGTTTGCTGGGACGTACGATCATGTGATTGAATCCACAACCGCTGGCGTTACGATTCAAGCCCCGCAGTTGGACATCAATACGGTGGCCGCCGGTGGCGGTTCACGTCTGTTCTTCCGATCGGGTTTGTTCGTGGTGGGCCCCGAATCGGCTGGTGCTCATCCGGGTCCAACGTGCTATAAGAAGGGTGGTCCGCTGACCGTGACTGATGCAAATTTGATTCTCGGACGATTACTGCCGGAGTATTTTCCGAAAATTTTCGGTCCCAGTGAAACGGAGGCGCTGGATTATGTCGCAACTAAGGAAGCTTTCGTCGTGCTTCAGCAGGAGATCAATCGTCACCTGCTGGAATCGGGCGAACGGGAACGGCCTCTAACGTTGCAGGAAATTGCGATGGGTTTTGTACGTGTTGCGAACGAGGCCATGTGTCGGCCCATCCGGGCATTGACGCAGGCACGCGGACTGGACACCTCCAAGCACGTGTTGGCCTGCTTCGGTGGTGCCGGTGGACAACACGCTTGCAGTATCGCGAAAGAACTTGGAATGAGTAAGGTTTTGGTGCACAAATATGCCGGAATTCTATCGGCCTACGGTATGGCTTTAGCAGACGTTGTGCACGAGGTCCAGGAGCCCGCTGGGCTCGCTTTAAGCGAGGATAATCGTTTGGCTATAAAAGAGAAGCTGGACGAACTGAGTCAATCCTGCAAGGCGCATCTTGCCGGGCAAGGATTTTCCGATGAAGCAATCGTTTTGGAACCGTATCTTCATTTGCGCTACGAAGGAACGGATTGCGCACTGATGTGTTCCCCTGACAAGGTCGTCGATAATCAGGAAAACTACATCTACACATATGGAGATTTTgagaaaacatttttcaatCGGTACCGAAGCGAGTTTGGCTTTGTGTTGGAGCAGAGAAAAATAATTGTCGATGATATTCGTGTTCGCGGCTCCGGACGGTCGTCGGTGTTTGAGGAAGCAACTATTCCGGAGGCGGACGGGCCGATTTATCCGGAGAAAACTACGACCGCTTTCTTCGAAGAAGGACAGCTCGTAACGCCCGTCTTTGATTGTTCTAAACTACGCAACGGGCACACCGTACAGGGACCAGCAATACTGATTGATAAACTTTCCACCATCGTCATTGAACCGGACTGTCGGGCGCTGGTAACGCCCAAAGGGGATCTAATTATTGAGGTTGGCTCATCAGCCGGCAGCAAGCGCATCGATGATCGACTGGATGCGGTTCAGTTGAGCATTTTTAACCATCGATTCATGAGCATCGCCGAACAAATGGGTCGCGTACTGCAGCGGACGGCCATCTCCACTAACATCAAAGAGCGGCTGGATTTCTCCTGTGCCCTGTTTGGCCCAGACGGTGGTCTGGTAAGCAACGCACCACATATTCCGGTACATCTCGGCGCAATGCAGGAAACTGTCCAGTACCAAATCAAAGTTCGCGGGGAAACCCTCAAACCGGGTGACGTTTTACTCTCGAATCACCCGCAAGCGGGTGGTTCTCATCTTCCGGATCTAACGGTGATTACACCGGTTTTCTATCCGGGAATTCCGAAACCGGTATTTTTCGTGGCCTCTCGTGGTCACCACGCGGACATTGGAGGAATCACTCCGGGTTCGATGCCACCGCATTCGAAATCCCTCTCGCAAGAGGGAGCAGCTTTTAAATCGTTTCTTCTGGTTGATGGAGGAGTGTTCAAGGAAGCGGAAATCGTCGAGCGTCTCAGTACTCCGACCAGCGCGCCGGGCGCGGTCGGTACCAGAAATTTGTCCGATAATCTGTCCGACCTGAAGGCCCAGATAGCCGCCAACCAGAAGGGCATTCAGTTGGTGGCGGAACTGATCGACAGCTATGGGTTGAACGTTGTCCAGGCCTACATGGGCTATATGCAGCAGAATGCCGAACTGGCCGTGCGGGATATGTTGAAAGAGATCGCCAAAGAGACGAAGATGAG AACTGGATCAACGATCCTGGAAGCAACGGAATACATGGATGATGGTTCGCCGATACGTTTGCAGGTTTCGATTGACGAAAAGGAAGGCTCCGCAGTTTGTGATTTTAG tggtTCCGGTCCGGAAGTGTACGGCAACTGCAATGCACCGCGTGCCATCACGCTGTCCGCGCTGATCTACTGTTTGCGCTGCATGGTTGGGCACGACGTGCCCCTGAATCAGGGCTGCTTGGCACCGATCAGTGTCATTATACCGAATAACTCCATTCTGGATCCGTCGGACGATGCGGCGGTGGTCGGTGGCAATGTGCTAACTTCGCAACGCATTGTGGATACGGTTTTCAAAGCATTCCGCACCTGTGCCGCTTCGCAGGGATGCATGAATAACATCACTATTGGGGACGAACGCTGGGGTTACTACGAAACCGTTGCCGGTGGCAGCGGAGCTGGCCCCGGTTGGCATGGCACGGGAGGGGTGCACACCCACATGACCAACACCCGGATCACGGATCCGGAAATACTTGAACTACGCTATCCGATCATTTTGAAGAAGTTTTCACTGCGTGATGACCAATCCGGAGGCGTTGGACTGTACAACGGGGGCGAAGGCGTTCAGCGAGAATTGCTGTTCCGCAAACCGATGACGCTGTCGGTTTTGACGGAAAGACGAACGCTGGTGCCGTACGGAATGGCCGGAGGGGGACCAGCCAAAACCGGACTGAATTTACTCGTGAAAAAAGATCGCGCCATTAATTTGGGCAGCAAAACAGCCGTTTGCGTTGAGACGGGG GATATTTTCTCGATGAAAACTCCGGGAGGCGGCGGGTACGGCCGACCATCTTCGAATGCATTCCCGGTGCTCGATCTGATCGATGACGATCCTTCGAAGGCGTTCATCGAGCACGGTAGCGTTTACGAGTATCGTCTAGCACAGGAGTCCGTTTGA